From the archaeon BMS3Bbin15 genome, one window contains:
- a CDS encoding putative nickel-responsive regulator: protein MNDLVRFGVSMSPTLFERFNKIIEKKGYTNRSEAIRDLIRDMIVQEEWKASEKEAIASLTIVYDHAVRGVNDKLTDMQHHFHGNIVSSMHVHLDEHNCMEVLVLMGKTKDIKKISDILISSRGVKHGKLVMTSLVKGL from the coding sequence ATGAACGACCTGGTTAGATTTGGAGTTTCAATGAGCCCGACTCTCTTTGAGAGATTCAACAAAATAATTGAAAAAAAAGGATATACAAACCGTTCAGAGGCGATAAGAGACTTAATAAGGGATATGATTGTACAGGAGGAATGGAAGGCATCTGAGAAGGAGGCAATAGCTTCTCTGACTATAGTCTATGACCATGCTGTTAGAGGAGTGAATGATAAACTCACAGATATGCAGCACCATTTTCATGGGAATATAGTTTCAAGCATGCATGTTCATCTTGATGAGCATAACTGTATGGAAGTTCTTGTGCTCATGGGAAAAACAAAGGATATCAAGAAAATTTCAGATATATTAATAAGTTCACGTGGAGTCAAGCACGGCAAACTTGTTATGACTTCTCTCGTCAAGGGTCTTTAG